The proteins below are encoded in one region of Shinella zoogloeoides:
- a CDS encoding TFIIB-type zinc ribbon-containing protein: MVMSSGNASETGLLCPSCRVNLVMSERQGIEIDYCPQCRGVWLDRGELDKIIDRSLGIGLATPKESGQSAQVQQISHGHRSDHGHSSHGYERGDRHRSFLGRLFD, from the coding sequence ATGGTCATGAGTTCTGGTAATGCCTCGGAAACTGGGCTTCTCTGCCCCTCCTGCCGCGTGAATCTTGTAATGAGCGAACGCCAGGGCATTGAAATCGACTACTGTCCGCAGTGCCGCGGCGTATGGCTGGATCGCGGTGAACTGGACAAGATAATTGACCGCAGTCTGGGTATCGGCCTTGCGACCCCCAAAGAGAGCGGTCAGTCCGCTCAGGTCCAGCAGATCTCCCATGGACATCGCTCCGACCACGGCCACTCCAGCCACGGGTATGAGCGTGGCGATCGCCACCGCTCATTTCTGGGGCGGCTGTTTGACTGA
- a CDS encoding MerR family transcriptional regulator: MRLRSHAERSDSNHRRYSNEESNRLMLIRHACNLGGR, from the coding sequence ATGAGGCTTCGATCCCACGCGGAGCGTTCCGATAGTAACCATCGGCGCTATTCCAATGAAGAGAGCAACCGGCTCATGCTTATCCGACACGCTTGCAATCTTGGGGGCCGATAG